GCTGTGACGATTCTCGGTGACGCCGGCAATGTGCTGGCTGATCCGCTGCTTGCCAGCATCAGTCGCACGGCAGATGGCAATCTTGATCCGCGTCCCAATCCAGGTTCTCCGGTACTCGTTCCTGGAGGTGCCTTCCAGGTAACCGATCCAGATGGCCACTTCACATTCGAAGCAACCGATTACTGGGGTGCTTTCGACGGAGATAACAACTGGCTCGAAGACTGGACCGCACTGAGCGACAACGGATTCCTTGGCGACCATGTACTGGTTAGCAACGAAGATGAAGATGCAGTGCCTGGTACGTTCCAGCTCTCGCAGAACTTCCCGAACCCGTTCAATCCTGTCACAACGATTGAATTTGCGCTCGACCAGTCTCAGGAAATCCGCCTGAGCGTGTACGACGTACTGGGTCGTGAAGTGAAAGTCCTTGAACAAGGATTGAAAGCTGCCGGCGTTTACAGCGTACAGTTTGACGCACAGGATCTGGCTTCTGGTATGTACTTCTACCAGCTGCATGGCGAAGCAACAACGGTTACAAAAACCATGTTGCTCCTCAAATAAGCTGTCTGTTACGCAAGTAGTTAAAAGGTCATCCTGACCTGGCAATTGCCTGACTTTTCAAAACGTGCTGATGCCTCCGGGTGTCAGCACGTTTTTGGTTTAAGTTATTTATAAACAAGCATTTGCTAACGTTTTGATTATCCGCATTTTCTCCGTTTGACGTATATATCATTGTTGCAATATTGCATCAATAGAGATTTGCAGAGCGGGTGAAACGTGCAATGGCGTCTGTGTTGCTCTGTATCGATCTGGCAGTATTAGAAGTATGAACGGACCGAATAAACACCGCGCAATCTGGATCTCGGATTTCCATCTGGGTACCCGAAATACAAAGGCAGATTTTCTGCTCGATTTCCTGAAAGCCAACGACTCGGAGTATCTGTATCTCGTTGGTGATGTGATCGACGGCTGGGCGCTGGGCAAGTCATGGTACTGGCCACAGCAGCACAACGATGTCATCCAGAAAATCTTGAGGAAAGCCAGAAAAGGTACCCGGGTTACTTACATCCCGGGCAATCACGATAACTTTGCACGGGGTTTTATAGATCTTCAGTTTGGCGGTATTCACACGAAGCTGAGAAGCATTCATACCACGCTTGATGGCCGGCAATTACTGGTTTTACATGGCGACGAATTTGATGGCGTCATCAAGTATGCCCAGTGGCTCTCCGTGTTGGGGGCAAAGGCTTATCAGTTGACGCTGTCGATGAACAGGTGGTATAATGTAGTCAGAGGATGGTTTGATTTGCCTTACTGGTCGCTGTCCGCTTACCTCAAGCAAAAAGCAAAACGTGCCGTTCAGCATGTAGCCAATTTTGAAGAAGCTGTGGCGACAGAAGCGCTGAAGTACGAAGTAGAAGGGGTTGTCTGCGGTCATATCCACCACGCAGAAATTCGCAACATCGATGGGGTGTTGTACTGCAATGCAGGCGACTGGGTTGAAAGCTGCACTGCGCTGGTTGAGCACGTGGATGGGAAGTTGGAAATCATCAACTGGTCAGGTAACAAACCTGAATCCCGGGTAACCAAACCGACAAACCGGGAGGTTGTCCCACTGCATGGCGCATCAATGCTGCCAAACAGCAATATAGCAGAACCTGTGTTGTCATTGAACAGCACGGCCGGCAAAGTGGCCGGTGTTAAATTATCCTAAATCATAAAGCTACGCATAGCACGCTTATGTCACGGTTAAATTGCTTGTTTATTATCCAGGGAGAAGGTCGTGGACACATGACCCAGGCCCTTGCTTTACAAACCATGCTGGTTGATGCAGGGCATAGCGTATCAGCCGTACTGGTTGGCCATAATGAGCACCGGCGCGTACCGGCGTTTTTTCTGAACAAAATTGGTGCGCCGGTTGAATATTTCGATAGCCCCAATTTTGCTGTCGATGCAAGCGAGAAGTCTGTTAAGGTGTGGCCTACTGTAACACAAAATCTGCGTAGAAGCCCGGAGTTCAAAGAAAGTCTCGACGTGATTCGGGGGGCGATTGACACGTATCAGCCAGATGTAATTATCAATTTTTTTGAACCACTGGCCGGCATCTACAACCTGTTCAATGTATCTCCCGTCCCGATGGTCTGCATTGGGCATCAATACATGTATCACCACCCGGTCTATCCTTTCTCGCCCGGGAAATGGGCGCAGCGCATGGGAGCCAAGTATTTCACCCGCCTCTCAGCATTTGGCGCCAGGCGCAAACTTGCGCTCTCTTTTTATAATACCTGGGATCGGCCCAGGCTTTCTGTCATGCCGCCCCTGCTACGCAAAGAGTTGTTTGAACTGCCACTTGACCAGGAGGAGGACTTCTTTTTGATCTATCTCCTCAACCAGGGATATGCAACTGCTGTGACCGAATGGCACAAGAAGTACCCGGACGTCAAGCTGCATTGTTTCTGGGACAGCCCGAAGCACGATGAAGTGTATGCGTACGACGATACGCTTACGTTTCATCAGCTACACGATACCAAATTTCTCGATATGATGGCCCGATGCAAAGGCCTGATTTGTACCGCCGGCTTTGAATCTGTTTGTGAGGCCATGTACCTCGGTAAGTCAATTCTCGCAGTGCCCGTGAAAGGACATGTGGAGCAGTATTGGAACGCGCTCGATTTAATGCAGTACGGCGGTGGGATGCACGACGCGGAGTTCAACATCGAGCGGCTGCTTGAAGTCAAACCGGTCAACCGGGAGCTTACCAAAGAATTCCGGCAATGGGTAGATCGTGCGCCCCACATGTTTGTGAGCACCATCGAAAAAGCGGCAAACAAAAAGGTACAGCGCTGGGCGAGTGTTTAGGGATTTGCGCAAATAGTAACGTATCCTGCGCTTCGGCGTTCGGATATAGCGCCTTATGATTTCGCGAAAGCGAGCAGCGGGTTGTATGCCCCATTGTCAGCTTCTTTAAGGGCACTGATGTATGCTTTTCGGGTTTCTCCCTCTGTCATCAGTTTTGCTCTGCCGCCCCAGGTTAAAGCCTCACCTTTGTATTTATTACATATGGCGTCAGCACAAAGGCGCGCGTGCCGGCCATTGCCGTTGGGGAACAGGTGGATTTGCACCAGACGATGGTGGAAAATGATGGCGAGGTCGGTGGCATCATACGTTTGATGCTCTAGCCAGTACAGACTGTCGCCAAGTAGCTTGTACAGCTCTGTCGGGATTCGGAAGTGATCTACACCGATATTCTTGTTGGTCTTGCGGTACGCGCCGGCCCATTTCCAGACCTGGCCGAACATACGTTTGTGGAGATGTAAGAGGAATCCCTCCGTGAATATACCCTGCCTTGCCAGTACGGACTGTTGCATAAC
This genomic interval from Bacteroidota bacterium contains the following:
- a CDS encoding UDP-2,3-diacylglucosamine diphosphatase, with amino-acid sequence MNGPNKHRAIWISDFHLGTRNTKADFLLDFLKANDSEYLYLVGDVIDGWALGKSWYWPQQHNDVIQKILRKARKGTRVTYIPGNHDNFARGFIDLQFGGIHTKLRSIHTTLDGRQLLVLHGDEFDGVIKYAQWLSVLGAKAYQLTLSMNRWYNVVRGWFDLPYWSLSAYLKQKAKRAVQHVANFEEAVATEALKYEVEGVVCGHIHHAEIRNIDGVLYCNAGDWVESCTALVEHVDGKLEIINWSGNKPESRVTKPTNREVVPLHGASMLPNSNIAEPVLSLNSTAGKVAGVKLS
- a CDS encoding mobile mystery protein B, translating into MENEYLDGQTPLDEEEKIELIPTILTRADLDRFEQENIIEARKWVMQQSVLARQGIFTEGFLLHLHKRMFGQVWKWAGAYRKTNKNIGVDHFRIPTELYKLLGDSLYWLEHQTYDATDLAIIFHHRLVQIHLFPNGNGRHARLCADAICNKYKGEALTWGGRAKLMTEGETRKAYISALKEADNGAYNPLLAFAKS
- a CDS encoding glycosyltransferase family protein, whose translation is MSRLNCLFIIQGEGRGHMTQALALQTMLVDAGHSVSAVLVGHNEHRRVPAFFLNKIGAPVEYFDSPNFAVDASEKSVKVWPTVTQNLRRSPEFKESLDVIRGAIDTYQPDVIINFFEPLAGIYNLFNVSPVPMVCIGHQYMYHHPVYPFSPGKWAQRMGAKYFTRLSAFGARRKLALSFYNTWDRPRLSVMPPLLRKELFELPLDQEEDFFLIYLLNQGYATAVTEWHKKYPDVKLHCFWDSPKHDEVYAYDDTLTFHQLHDTKFLDMMARCKGLICTAGFESVCEAMYLGKSILAVPVKGHVEQYWNALDLMQYGGGMHDAEFNIERLLEVKPVNRELTKEFRQWVDRAPHMFVSTIEKAANKKVQRWASV